From the genome of Latilactobacillus curvatus JCM 1096 = DSM 20019:
GCCAGAACCAGTTGCGGCCCCAGCACCTGCCGAACCAACCTTAATTGACAAAGGGACATTCAAATTAACCTTTTACGATCCCGCGGTTCTTGGTGCAACAAGCATGCCCGGCGGAATGTATGCTGGGGTTGCTGCGCACTTAGGCGTTATCCCCCGCGGCTCACAAATCAAGATCACATTAAGTACCGGTGAAGTGTGGTACCGTGTTGTCAACGACACCGGAACATTTGCCGCTTCTAACTCACAACAATTAGACGTCGCAATGCCAAATTGTGACATCCCCTCTGCCGGTGTCTTAAATGCCAACGTGCAGATTGTCCAACCTGCTTAATTCAAAAAAAGCCAACCATTCAGATATTACCTGGATGATTGGCTTTTTTGATGTTCAATTTAGAAATAATCCCATAACATCGGTTTCGTATGACTAAACGCAGCACTGAGTTGAGCGATTTGCTGCGGTGTCCCTTGCACATGCCCAAAGTGTGCTTGACTCTCAAGTGTGCGATACCCCAACATCGCCTTAGTTAGATTTTGAATCGTAACGGTGATGTCTGCGGTCCCCGTTGCTAATTTTGTCACAGCAGCTTGTCCTGCATGAATACTTAACTGCCATAAGCCGGCATTTTCAGGTAAGAAATCATCTTGAACCGCAATCGTTACCGCAGATAGTTCCGCTACTTGATAGGCATAACGCGCGAAGAAATCAGCTAGTGACACAATCCGTGCCATCATATAAGGGACGGTTGTCGTCTTTACGATTGTGGGATCAGGCAATAAATCAGCTAGCGACTCAGTCAGTGCACTCTCATACTGAATTATCGCATAAGCTGACTGATGCTTAAGAATAAAGCTCAATAGCTGTTCTTGACTTGCAACTGTCGAGGTCATCAGTTCTTGAATCACAAACGTCTCTGGTTGGCGCGTATAAATCATATACCCCGCGACCCGTCCTGTATCTTCTCGATAGACCGCCACTTCCCAATCACTATGCTTCATAACATCATATTGCCACCACCAATCAGTCCGCTGCACACCACCGACTTGATTGTCCGGATGCTGATTGAAGAACGCATCAATCAACGGCACCGCTTGCGCCAATGTCATCCGTACTACTTGTCCTGCACTCGGTGCAAATTTCAATCGTGGTAAGTCAGCCGTTTGAATTTCAAAGTGCGTCCGATCAAAAGTTTGTTCATAGCCAAACCGACGATAGAAGCCGTATGAAAATGGCGCGAGATACGAAAGCGTCACACCTTCTGCACGCATGTGTTCAAACGCGAGTTGCATCAATGCTGCAATCCCACCTTTGCCCGCAAACTCGGGGTAACTCGCGACATAACCAATGCCACTCATCTTAAAGGTTTGCCCATTGAGCCGTACGTCAAACGGCGTCGCTAATAAGCCACTTGCCAACCGGCCGTCATCAAAAACGCCAAACCCTGCACTATGTGTATACAACTGTTTGAAGAATTCTTGGCGCTTAGCACTATCCGGTTTATTAAACGCATATTGTGCTAATTCATAAAATGCTGGTTCATCTGTTTCAATTAACTTTCTTTTTTCAACCACTGCACATTCCTCCTGCCATCACTTATCTTTCACTATAAGTGAGCGAGCAACAAGATGCAAGCGCCACCTTTGTGATTAGACCGCTTTTTGCGCATAAAAAAAACGACCTTTTCTTGGGAGTGGTCGTTTTTTTATAGGGAGAAATCTATGGGTATTAGGGAGTTATTTCGTTAACGAAATTGCACGAAGTTGTTGTGAATTCACTAGAATTCGTTGCATCAACTCGTGAACCGTAAAACGATCAGTTGGTGCATAGTTCAAGATTAAGATATGCACAGTTTCTTCACATTTCTCAATGACCTTACCGATATACGTCGCAGACATAATTTCGTTTGATTGGCCGCGAACTAAATCACCTACTTGAATCGCCATGTCCAGTTCACCTCGTTAATTTATTTAACCATGACCTCATTATAACGAAACCGCTTTATAAAATCAACTATTTACTTATCGTCATAATTAGTAGATGCTTGTGATTGGTTAAGCAGATTGCCTATTTTTGAATCTTGCGATAGTCAGCATCGAAATACCGGCCTTCTTGAATATCTTCAATCATACCTTCATAAGGCGCTTCGCTAATTACGTCTTCGTTATTTTGTCCTGCATCACCCATATAAGTGATTGTGGCAAATTCAGGCACTAACATCTTAGGATATGTTTCATATTTTTCACGTGATTCTTCCATGAGTGCAATGTGATCATTTTGGTAGGTCACTGTGATTTCTGGATGTTCTTCAACCCATTTAGGGAAGAAAATCATGCCGTGTAACTTGTTTTCGTTTGGCATGAAGTCCAACGCAACATCAGTCCCAGTTGGTTCTGTCCAAGTAATCTTGAAGACGCCGTCCGTTAACTTAACGATGTTGGCTTCTTGATCACGAACCCAACGACCTGCAACCATCCCACCATGAATTCGGTAGTCAACTGTGTGGTCGTTCTTTGCATACCATTCATACTCCCAACCATTATCGTAAGTGTAAATGAAATGCGTCCCTAAGAAATCTTCTAATTCTTTAAATTGTTTTGTCATTTTAAAAACCTCCATATCATGTAATTAAATACATGTTTTTCTTAACTTGATAAGAGTACTGCTCAATCCTTTTTTTGTCAACTTTAAAAAAGGGCAAAAAAAATCGCCAGCAAATAGCTGACGATTTTTCTTAATTGATTTCAGTTGCTAATTGGCGTTTCACCGCGTGTTTAAGAATCAGCGGTGCCAAAACAGTGGTAATGATAATCACGAAAATAATCTCTGAGTAATAAAGTTCACTCAACAATTTAGCGTTGTACCCAATCTGCGCGATAATTAACGCCATCTCGCCCCGCGAAATCATTGCCGCACCAATTGTATAGGCTCCTTGTGGCGAATTATTCATCCAACGCGCACCGAGACCACTTCCAATTAACTTCGAGAAAACAGCTAACACGGTTAAAATCGTAATAAATAGAATATGTTGATTCAAGCTTGCTAAGTTCATCGATAAACCGATGCTGACAAAGAATACCGGAATAAACACGGTATACCCGATCGGTTCAATATGGCGATTAATTTCTTTCTTATACGGGGTTTGCGAAATCGCAATCCCTGCGAAAAACGCGCCCACTACCGCACTCAATTCAACGGCCTCAGCGAACCAAACAAATCCAAAACAAATGATTAACGATGTAATGGCGCTCGCATATGGTACTAACAAACGACGACTCAAATGCATAACAAATGGCACAATCCATTTCACACTAAAGTAGACCGCAACCATGAATAAAGCTTGCAGCAATAAACTCAACCCTAAACTCATGTGGGTTGAACTAGCTGCAGCCAGTTGCGCCCCAAAAAGACTGGTCAAGACACTCAAGATAATTACGGCCAGTAAGTCATCCACTACCGCAGCACCTAGTATAATCGTCCCTTCTTTACTTTCTAACACGTTTAATTCACGTAAAACTTCGACTGAAATCGATACTGAGGTGGCTGCAAAAATCACCCCGATGAATAAACTCTCGAGCTGACTAATGCCAAAGGCCAAGCTCATCCCATACATACTGATTACCGGGACAATCACCCCTAAGACGGCGACCACTAAACTTGGTTTGAAATACTTCTTCAACAAGGTCAGGTTACTCTCCAAGCCAGCGATGAACATCAATAATACGACACCAATTTCGGAAAACGTGTGGATAAAAGAATTTTCATGTAAGACACCGAACAACGCGGGTCCAAGAATAATCCCTACCAGGAGTTGCCCAATCACAGCTGGCATTCCAATCCGTTTGCTCATGTGTCCTGCCAATAAAGTACTGATTAAAATAATTGCTAAAGTTGCCATTGATTCATTTCCCTCCATAAAAAAAGCACGCCAAAATTCCCTTCTACCACCCTAAAGAAGGAAATCTTGAACGCGCAATGCTTCAACCGTTTTTTTAACTTATGTAATAATATTACCACAAAGCCGCACTGGGCGCAAAGTTTAAACGTTGAATTGGTAATAGTGTTCATTAGATTGACATCGCTACTTTTTCCTGATAATTTTAGAGTAATAACTAACTGGAGGTGAGTATTTTTGGATGACGGCTCGGACGAAGCGTTTTGTTTAATTCATCAGATTATTCCTTATTATCGGCAAGAATAACGATCACGAACGACCGCATTTTGACTTTCGATAATTAAAAGGAGCTTACCATGACTAAAACACACGCTTATCAACAAACATTAGACGAACTGCAAACCAATTATGCCCACCAAGATTTTGAACAGGGGCTTTCGCAAACAGAAGCGGCTAACCGCTTAGCAACCAATGGTCCGAATAAACTCGAGAGCCATCACACCCCGAAGTGGCAACTTTTCGTGCGCCAATTCAACAACTTAATCATCTACATCCTAATCGTCGCAGCCCTATTAACACTCATGATGGGTCACTATTCGGATGCCATCATCATCGGTCTAGTAGTCATCATTAATGCCATCATTGGTTATTATCAAGAAGCGAACGCATCTGATGCTTTGGAACGAATCAAAGAAATGTTGGCAACCGAAGCAACCGTTTATCGTGACGGTCAGCGGATCGACATCCCAACTGAAGACTTAGTGGTCGGCGACGTTATCTTCCTAGAAGCTGGCGATAGTGTACCAGCGGATTTACGAATCGTTGATGCCGATAATCTGCGTATTCAAGAATCAGCCTTAACCGGGGAAGCAGACTCAGTTGAAAAAATTGCAACACGCTTAACCGAAGAAGAAGTTGCCCTTGCCGATCAAGTCAACATGGCCTTTGCCTCCACTTCCGTCACTAACGGGAGCGGCTTAGGCGTGGTCGTCGCAACCGCCGCTGATACCGAAATCGGGCAAATCTCAGTTGCTGTCACCGAAACGAAAACCCGCCCAACCCCATTGACTCGCGAAATCAACGGCTTAGGGACCGGCGTTTCATTTGTCGTCATCGGTGCGGCTGTCTTTTTATTCCTCTTCGGCTTACTTGGCGAACATTACTCACTCTCAGTATTAGCAATCGCGATTGTCACGATGGTGGTCGGTTCAATTCCTGAAGGATTACCCGCAACAATGTCCGTAATCCTCGCAATGGGGGTCAGCGACATGGCCAAGCACAAACACGCCATCGTCAAGAGCTTACCTGCCGTTGAAACGTTGGGCTCCGTCGACGTGATTGCGACCGACAAAACGGGGACGCTAACTAAAAACGAAATGACCGTGACCGAAATTATCACCGCCGAAACGACTTACCAAGTCAGCGGGAATGGCTATGCGCCCGAAGGTCAGATTTTATTAAATGACCAACCTGCTGAATTGGATACCACCCTCACACAATTCTTAGAGGCTAGTTATGAAGCCAACGATACGACGCTTTATCAAGCCGACAATGGTTGGACCATTAACGGTGAACCAACTGACGGTGCCTTTTTAACCTTATATCATAAGGTTCATGGTATCGACGACTTACCAACAAATACAGAAATTGACATGTTACCTTTCGATTCGGATTACCGCTACATTGCTAAACTCGTGCAACTAACTGATGGTACGCACCGAATCTATATCAAAGGGTCTCCAGATAAATTATTCCCAATGGCCCAACAGGCAATGGTCGATTTCCCAATCGATGACTGGAATGCCGATGTGACCCGTTTATCAGAACAAGGCAAACGGGTTGTGGCGGTCGGTTATCTCGACGTGCCAACAACGACTGCTACAATTACCCATGAACAACTCCAACAAGGGATTCAACTCTTAGGGGTTGCCGGGATTATCGATCCGCCACGCGATGAAGTCATTCAAGCGCTCGCCGAAATGAACGCTGCTGGGGTCGATGTCAAGATGATTACCGGTGACCATCCACTGACGGCTAAAGCAATTGGTGAAAAGTTAGGCTTAGCACCAACGATTAATGCGATTACCGGGCCGGAATGGGATCGCTTGTCGGACGCTGAAAAACCAAAAGCCGCTTTAGAACACCAAGTCTTTGCCCGCACCACACCACATAACAAACTCGAAATTGTCGAAGCCTTACAAGCCAGTCGCAAAGTCACCGCAATGACCGGTGACGGTGTCAATGATGCGCCCGCATTGAAGCGCGCTGACATCGGGGTTGCCATGGGAATTAAAGGAACCGATGTTGCCAAAGATTCCGCGGATATGATTTTAACCAACGATAACTTCGCAACAATGTCCGTCGCAATTCGTGAAGGCCGCCGGATTTACGATAACATCAAAAAGAGTATTCTCTTCTTACTCCCGACTTCCTTCGCGGAAGGCTTAATCATCGCCTTCACGATTTTGATGCAACAAGATATGCCGTTGCAAGCGACGCAGTTACTCTGGATTAACATGGTCTCGGCGATTACGATTCAATTCGCCTTCATCTTCGAACCAGCTGAAGATGGCTTAATGACCCGCAAGCCACGTAAGACCGGCCAAGCGCTGATGAATAAACACGATGTTTTCCAAATGGCATATGTTTCCGTCTTGATGGCCTTAATCGGCTTGTTAGCCTACGATTGGTTACTCGGCCGCGGTGTCGATCAAGTCACAGCCAGCACAATGATGGTCAATATCATTGTCATCAGCAAGATTTTCTACTTGTTCAATATTCGGACTGCGAAACTCGCCTTTTCAAAAGCTTTCTTCACCAACCAAAAGGCATTCGGCATTATCGCACTGATGATTATTCTCCAATTGATCCTGACCTACGTGCCATTCATGCAACAAACCTTCTACACCGAACCGCTTACCTTATTAGAATGGGGCGTTTCGATCGGCGCAGGCTTCTTGATTCTAATCATCACGGAATTCGATAAGATTATCCGTTTAATCTGGGCAAAAAGAAAGGCATAGTAAAAGAGCGTTCTTCTCGATAGGATGAGAGAAATGCTCTTTTTTGGTGTGCTTTTCGAAACTGGCTTTTCCGGTTAACTACAAAATGTGACTTATGACCAAACCCGTCATAAGTCACATTTTTAGGTTAATCCTCAAAGTCGACCCGCTTCAAACGCACTCTAAACGTGCTTCGGCAAGCATATTTCTGTACTTAACCAAATTCACCCAATCGGCGATTACATCGCCAATTGGGCAAATCCAGTTAATGCTCAAAATATAACCGCTTGCCTACGCACTCTATAATCTACTAATCACTTCTTCTACATTCTTAATCTCCACCGACATTGTGCCGTCTGGGTGGTTGATGAATTCGAATAGCGCTGGATTTTGGTAAACGTCGATTGGGACGATTAGTTCGATGCCGTTTGAGAGTTTGAGTTTTTGTTTGCCGTATTTCTTTTCGGCGATTTCGCGGACGGCTGGTGAGATTGGCGCTGGTGCTGCTGGCGCGTTTTCCGTCATTTCTGTTTTGAACTCACTTTGGGCTGAAACGTTGTCTTTAAAAATCTTCGCCGCCATCTGGCTCGTGTCGATTTCACCATTAGTTTCGATTGTATCGTAGATGGCTTCTTTGACGTTGGCGACCACATCGTGTTTGGCAACTTCGAACTTCTTGCCGATTTTTTCAGCGGCCTTTTTAACGACCTTGACGTTTTCTTCTAGCGATGGCGCTGGTTCGCTTTCAATCACGTTCGTTGATAAGTAGGTCATCTTTTCACCGGAGAAGGTGTACTTCTTCTCCATCAATTCAAAGCCAAACGTCTGGAGGTTAATCGCAAACCCTTCGTCCGCCTTTTGCGTTTTATTCGATAGAATCGATTGGTGAATAATCAGTTGATTCATCAATGGTCCCTCTTCAGCATTGACATAATGGGTGAAGGCTTGATGATAATCGACCTTCAAAAAAGCCAAGTAAGCTTGCGCATCTTGTTCATACAAGACAACAAACGCATCCGCACTCGGTGCATCGTCACTTTTTTGATAGACCGTGTACCATTTTTCAACGAGGCGTTGGCTAGCGCCGATAAAATCAGCTGTCGCATCGCGCAGAAAAGATGCGAGCTCAGCATCTTGGCGCAGCACGCCGGTCTTACTCTGGGCAGACGATAATTTCTTAATCTTGTTGGTCAAATAGTCGCGTGTGTTCCCATTGGTAAGATCTAGCACCTGTTGTGAGTAAATTGGATCGCCGAGTTCGCGGTCGACCACTTGTAAAATTGCTTGTTTCAAATAAATATCCATTAGTTAACATCCCATCTGTCTAGCGTGTAAAGTATTGAGCGCCTTCAATCGTGTGGAAGAAAATCACCGTTTCGACCATCTCATTGTTGACGCTTTTTAAAAATGGCCATTCGCCTTGTAACACACGGAGTGCCGTGCGCGGTCGTGATAATTCCCGTTCAAAATTGGTCTGTACCTGAACGGGGGTGTCTTTAAAAATGTGCGCATCGTATAAATAGCGCGCATATGCCGCAAAAATTTGTTGGGCCTGTTCCGTTTTAATCGCGGCATACACTTCACGGAGTGTCTGCAGTCCATATGTCATCAGACTTGCCAACATCAACGACCCATTTCTAGTCTCAACACGTTTCAAATAGCGAATTAGATTACCCCAGAACTGGCTATACGCCTGAATCTCATCTTTTCGGAGATATGGTGCTACGTCAGTCACAAACGGGTAATGCCAATTTTTAGCATTCAAATAGCGCGCCGTCCCAATGTAGAACGTATACGGAAAGCCAAAATAGATCCGCGTTAAATCTTTAATGAACCATTCATTTTTAATTGTAGCGTAATTGTGCCCCAAAATCGCGTGGACTTGCATCGCTACAGCTGGATCTTGCGTATTGTTGTGCTTAGTCAATGCGAATAATTGTTGCCATTTTGAAGCGGATAAAAGATCCGGCCGATAATGCTTTATTTGTTTTAACTGAACCGGGGCAGCATTCAAGGTATAGCCACCATCAAACGGTTCATCCAATAATTGGACCGTCTGCACAAAATGCCCCCCGAGTGAGTGACCCAGTCCATAGATGATTGTTGCCGGATTAATTCGGCGCACCCGCCGGACCACATACCGCGTAAACCGCCGTGCGAGTTGGAGTTGCTCATCATTTTCGGTATTGCCAATCAGCATCGCATCAATATTATACTTCCAATCTTGATAACTCTCACGGACATAATTATCCAGCCGCTGCGTAAACGACTTAATCCGCGGATCATCCATCGTCCCCTCAGTCCCCTTGTAGGAAATGTAGGTATACGATTGGCGATTAAGCGTGACGTAATAGGCAACTGCCGAAAAACCAGTTTGTTCCGCATTCGGCAAAACCGTTCGCGCATCATAGTGAATCACCGCTTCCGCCGCTTGATGCGCATGAATAAACACGAGGTACTTCACGTAATATTGCAATTCCTGCACGTTAAAATACTGATCTAAATAATTAAGAGCCATCATGTCCATTTTAAAAGCGCGGCTATCAAATGGATCGGCCAGTATCGGTCCTGGCTTACTCGTGGCCGCCACTTTATCAGGGGCTATATAGTATAAATAGGCGAGCGCCTGCTTCGTCAGTACCGTACTCTCATTGATTTTTTCATTTTGTAAATTGATAATCAGTTGTTTCAAACGATTAATCTTGCGTTGGCGGTTAAATTGCGGATTTGCTTGAACGGCTGCCAAACTCGCCACATCCAATGCCTGCAGTCGCCGTAACTTGGCCCACAAATAGGGATCGGCTCCCGCCGTCGCCAATAATTGATTTAATAGTTTTATTTTACTTGTTTTAAGTTGTTGATAGCTGAATTCTAGTCGGTTATTGCGCCGTAATAAGGCCTGCGATTGCGCACGGTCAAACGTCAACGGCACATCTAAATGCGCTTTGAACAATAACTTACCCATGTCATCGAAGACTTTTGCCAACCGAAAGAGCGTCGAGATGATCACTGTCGTTTCCATTTGCATCATTCCTTATTTTTGTAATACTTCTATTATAAAGTATCTGACTCAAAAAAACTGAGACGAAATCGTCCCAGCTTAGATGGTTTTCGGTTTGATGCGCACGCCTGGTTCAAACGTGCTTTTTGGTCGCAACAACTTCCGCTTAAGCTAAAATCACCAGTAATTCCAAAAACGGATTACTGGTGATTTTGTCTTAATGCTCATTTGCTAACCGCGACCAAACGCACTCTGTTCTTAAACGTGCTTCAGCAGGCATATTTCTGTGGCTAACCAAATTTGCCAAATTAGCGATTGCGTCGCCAATTCGGCAAATCCAGTTAATCCTAAAAATACGAACGCCTGCTTACGCACTCTGTTCTATGCAGTAATTTTTTTGTCCACAGCTTGGACACACTAGTTGTCTTGTCTTTGGCGTGTGACGGGCAAAGAACATTTTACTTAGGCGTGGTTTGAAGACCGTCTTGCAATTGGGACATAGATAGACAGTTTCTTGATAGTAGAATGTTGTCACATAAATGGCCATCGCAATGATGACCGGTATCCCAATCCACATTGGCCACCAAATTCCACTTAGAAACCCAAGAATTAATAAGCCAATTTCCACACCATCAATCAATAAGCCCCACATCAGCATTCGCCGATGTAATCTTTTTAACTGTGTTGTTTTAGCCATTGCGTCTTCTATGTCGCTGATTGTCATTTCAAAAGGCACCGCGCTAGTATTTTGAATCGATTGCAGTACAAACTGCAACGCTGCTTTCTGGTTAGCTAAGTCTGTTTCTTTTTGGACTAACTGATTGAGTTGTTGTTCGACTAACAATGCCAGTGTATCCGTCGAAGCTTGACTCGCCATCACTTTTTGAATTGCCTTCAGTGAAAAGCCTAGCTGCTTGTAGCCTAGAATGACTTTTAACGTCTGCACTTGCGCATCCCCATACAGCCGTCGTCCATTTTCAGTTAAGCTTGCCGGCTTCAACAAATCCGCCTGATCGTAGTATTGCACCGTCCGCACCGAAACATTACATAATTTAGCGAGTTCACCTGTTGTATATTGCGCCATAGAATATCACCTCCATACCTTGATACTAGCCGATGACGTAACGTCACAAGCAAGTAAAAAAGTATTATTTGCTAAAACTTTTATTCGTTCTCCTTTAATGCACCAATCATATCAATCCCTTTTAACTTGCGATGGGTCATCCCCATCACAATCAGTGAGAATAGCACCGTCATCCCTGCCGCAATCAGGTAGCCGCTAGCTGGAATGATGAGTGGAAAGGCCACTTGTTCTGACGAGGCCATCGTGATGATGAACCAAGTCAGTAATTTACCGATTCCAAAGCCAAGCACAATCCCAACAACGGTGAAGATTACATTTTCTCGCACAATATAGGCCGTCACTTCTTTGTCGAAAAAGCCCAGGACTTTAATTGTTGCCAATTCACGTTCCCGCTCTGAAACGTTGATGCTAGTAAGGTTGAATAAGACGACAAACGCTAAAACCGCTGATAACCCGATGAAAATAAAAACGATTGGGTCTAAATTAGCACTAGCCGTTGCTTGCTTAGCCCCTTGATCACTGATAAACGTTGTGGCCGCCACTTCCGTTGTTTGTTGCAAACGGGTCGCCAACTGTTTTTCTTGCTTGGTAGTCATCTTAGCGGTGCGCACGAGATAGGCATTAGCCGCAACTGGTTGTTGTAGCGTTTTTGAAAGAGCAGATTGGCGGAGATAGACACTATTACCGAGATAATTTTCACTGATCCCTGCAACTTGAATGCGAGCACGTTTCCCCTGTGCCGTTTGTAGCGTTAACCAATCGCCTTTTTGAACAGCATATGTTTTAGCGAGGTTCGCAGCAATAATCGCACCGTGTTTCGGCAATGTGAGTCGTTGTTGTTCTCGCGGTGTTTGCAAAGCGACGTACTGTGCAAGTTTTGCTTGATCAGCGACCGCACAGACTGTCGCCGCTTGATCCGTAATCCCTTTTTGCTTGAACTTAACCTGGGTCATTGTGACCGGTAAGTAAGACCGAACCTTCTCAGTCTGTGTTAAAATCGACTTCGTTTGGGCTGTACTATTCGGTATTTTAAGCGTCACAATTGCTTGGTAATGGGTCAATTGCTTAAACTGACGGTCAGCAACTTCGCCAATTGACGTCTTTAAACCAAAGCCTGCAACCATTAAACCGGTACACCCAGCGATGCCTAAGATGGTCAGAATCATCCGTGCTTTATAGCGAAAAAGATTACGATAAGTTACTTTTTGATGGAAACTCAATCGCCGCCAGAGCGGTGTGATTCTTTCTAACCAAATCCGTTGGCCTGGTTTCGGCGCTTTTGGTCGGAGTAATTGGGTGGGCTTCTCGCGTAAATCGCGGATTAAAACATACCCCGTGGCCCCAACTGTCGCAATCAAGACCGCTCCAGTGGCTAATAAAATTGGAACTGTCCAAAAATGGGTTGGATAATGCGCAAAGGTGTAGACCGGTTTTTGGATTCGATAGACGACTAGCGGTAATAACTTCGTGCCCAAAATGGTGCCAAGCACGGTGCCGATACTACCTGTTAGTAGCGCATATAGTAAATACTTCTGCGCAATTTCCCAATTACGATAGCCTAGTGCCTTCAATGTCCCGATTTCCTTACGATTTTCTTCGATCATCCGCGTAATGGTTGTAAAGGTAATTAGAATCCCGATTAAGAAAAAGAAGACCGGAAAGACATTCCCTATCGCATCGATGCGATCCGACAAGCTCGTAAATTCATTAAAACCCGGATTAGCACTGCGCGCAGTTAATAAGTACTGTTGCTGCGGCTGAGTTGTGTGTGCTTTTAATTGGCGCATGAGCTGTGTTTCTTTAGTCGCAATGCCGGTGCGATAAGCCTGTAAAAAGCTACTGTGACGATCCAAATCACTAAAGCGCACCATCATCACCGAATACGGTTGAGGTGCAAATGCCTTTTGTGGCAAATACATAAAGCCATCTAGCTGACCATCCCCGACCGGTACGGTTCCACGTTCCTGACGGTCGATATATAGCGGTGAGTCCACATAACCGACCACTTTAAACCGGTGCGTCAATAGCTGCTGACTCTTAACCGTCACCCTCTGCCCCAGACGATAATGCGTCTTGACCGCGTTATCCACTAAAATTTCATTCGTTCGTTGCGGATAGCGCCCGGTAGTCAGCGTTAAGCGATTTTGCCGTGCAGTTGGTTGGTAATTATATAATTGTAAGTTAACATCCCGCGCTTCATCGCGATACGGAATCCGATA
Proteins encoded in this window:
- a CDS encoding phenolic acid decarboxylase, with translation MTKQFKELEDFLGTHFIYTYDNGWEYEWYAKNDHTVDYRIHGGMVAGRWVRDQEANIVKLTDGVFKITWTEPTGTDVALDFMPNENKLHGMIFFPKWVEEHPEITVTYQNDHIALMEESREKYETYPKMLVPEFATITYMGDAGQNNEDVISEAPYEGMIEDIQEGRYFDADYRKIQK
- a CDS encoding hydrolase translates to MLITTNIARAAFTNEAAPETNHPVQKLMSSKAIEQFTGQPAQATETSLVKHATVLPTDKPVSCPIHPDPDSAEIKEPTPAPEPEPVAAPAPAEPTLIDKGTFKLTFYDPAVLGATSMPGGMYAGVAAHLGVIPRGSQIKITLSTGEVWYRVVNDTGTFAASNSQQLDVAMPNCDIPSAGVLNANVQIVQPA
- a CDS encoding HAD-IC family P-type ATPase, which encodes MTKTHAYQQTLDELQTNYAHQDFEQGLSQTEAANRLATNGPNKLESHHTPKWQLFVRQFNNLIIYILIVAALLTLMMGHYSDAIIIGLVVIINAIIGYYQEANASDALERIKEMLATEATVYRDGQRIDIPTEDLVVGDVIFLEAGDSVPADLRIVDADNLRIQESALTGEADSVEKIATRLTEEEVALADQVNMAFASTSVTNGSGLGVVVATAADTEIGQISVAVTETKTRPTPLTREINGLGTGVSFVVIGAAVFLFLFGLLGEHYSLSVLAIAIVTMVVGSIPEGLPATMSVILAMGVSDMAKHKHAIVKSLPAVETLGSVDVIATDKTGTLTKNEMTVTEIITAETTYQVSGNGYAPEGQILLNDQPAELDTTLTQFLEASYEANDTTLYQADNGWTINGEPTDGAFLTLYHKVHGIDDLPTNTEIDMLPFDSDYRYIAKLVQLTDGTHRIYIKGSPDKLFPMAQQAMVDFPIDDWNADVTRLSEQGKRVVAVGYLDVPTTTATITHEQLQQGIQLLGVAGIIDPPRDEVIQALAEMNAAGVDVKMITGDHPLTAKAIGEKLGLAPTINAITGPEWDRLSDAEKPKAALEHQVFARTTPHNKLEIVEALQASRKVTAMTGDGVNDAPALKRADIGVAMGIKGTDVAKDSADMILTNDNFATMSVAIREGRRIYDNIKKSILFLLPTSFAEGLIIAFTILMQQDMPLQATQLLWINMVSAITIQFAFIFEPAEDGLMTRKPRKTGQALMNKHDVFQMAYVSVLMALIGLLAYDWLLGRGVDQVTASTMMVNIIVISKIFYLFNIRTAKLAFSKAFFTNQKAFGIIALMIILQLILTYVPFMQQTFYTEPLTLLEWGVSIGAGFLILIITEFDKIIRLIWAKRKA
- a CDS encoding GNAT family N-acetyltransferase, encoding MVEKRKLIETDEPAFYELAQYAFNKPDSAKRQEFFKQLYTHSAGFGVFDDGRLASGLLATPFDVRLNGQTFKMSGIGYVASYPEFAGKGGIAALMQLAFEHMRAEGVTLSYLAPFSYGFYRRFGYEQTFDRTHFEIQTADLPRLKFAPSAGQVVRMTLAQAVPLIDAFFNQHPDNQVGGVQRTDWWWQYDVMKHSDWEVAVYREDTGRVAGYMIYTRQPETFVIQELMTSTVASQEQLLSFILKHQSAYAIIQYESALTESLADLLPDPTIVKTTTVPYMMARIVSLADFFARYAYQVAELSAVTIAVQDDFLPENAGLWQLSIHAGQAAVTKLATGTADITVTIQNLTKAMLGYRTLESQAHFGHVQGTPQQIAQLSAAFSHTKPMLWDYF
- a CDS encoding cation:proton antiporter, which translates into the protein MATLAIILISTLLAGHMSKRIGMPAVIGQLLVGIILGPALFGVLHENSFIHTFSEIGVVLLMFIAGLESNLTLLKKYFKPSLVVAVLGVIVPVISMYGMSLAFGISQLESLFIGVIFAATSVSISVEVLRELNVLESKEGTIILGAAVVDDLLAVIILSVLTSLFGAQLAAASSTHMSLGLSLLLQALFMVAVYFSVKWIVPFVMHLSRRLLVPYASAITSLIICFGFVWFAEAVELSAVVGAFFAGIAISQTPYKKEINRHIEPIGYTVFIPVFFVSIGLSMNLASLNQHILFITILTVLAVFSKLIGSGLGARWMNNSPQGAYTIGAAMISRGEMALIIAQIGYNAKLLSELYYSEIIFVIIITTVLAPLILKHAVKRQLATEIN
- a CDS encoding nucleoid-associated protein translates to MDIYLKQAILQVVDRELGDPIYSQQVLDLTNGNTRDYLTNKIKKLSSAQSKTGVLRQDAELASFLRDATADFIGASQRLVEKWYTVYQKSDDAPSADAFVVLYEQDAQAYLAFLKVDYHQAFTHYVNAEEGPLMNQLIIHQSILSNKTQKADEGFAINLQTFGFELMEKKYTFSGEKMTYLSTNVIESEPAPSLEENVKVVKKAAEKIGKKFEVAKHDVVANVKEAIYDTIETNGEIDTSQMAAKIFKDNVSAQSEFKTEMTENAPAAPAPISPAVREIAEKKYGKQKLKLSNGIELIVPIDVYQNPALFEFINHPDGTMSVEIKNVEEVISRL